The Suncus etruscus isolate mSunEtr1 chromosome 7, mSunEtr1.pri.cur, whole genome shotgun sequence genome includes a window with the following:
- the ABHD14A gene encoding protein ABHD14A isoform X4 — MRQTYMNRAQLALMALSLLLLLLLYIGVPRAPEQTKWPWSDPNVSSLTGITFGEPPIFYREVYPLQQARRLDVVLLHGKAFSSFTWEQLGTLQVLAHRGYRAVAIDLPGFGNSAPTKEANTDMGRAELLKQVLEELQVQKGVLVSPSLSGQYSLPFLMQSHELLHGFVPIAPVYNQNYTRDQFWAVKTPTLIMYGDMDQIQSTESMQRLRYLPNHSVVKLHNAGHACYLQKPQDFHLALLNFLDNLP, encoded by the exons ATGAGACAGACCTACATGAATCGGGCCCAGCTTGCCCTGATGGCCCTGTCCTTGCTGCTCTTGCTGCTACTGTACATAGGGGTGCCACGAGCCCCAGAGCAGACCAAATGGCCCTGGTCAGACCCCAATGTCTCATCCCTGACTGGTATCACATTTGGAGAACCCCCCATCTTTTACCGTGAGGTGTACCCACTCCAACAGGCACGCAG GCTGGACGTGGTGCTGCTTCACGGAAAGGCCTTTAGCTCCTTCACATGGGAACAGCTGGGCACACTGCAGGTTCTGGCACACAGAGGCTACCGGGCTGTGGCCATTGACCTCCCAG GTTTTGGGAACTCAGCACCCACAAAGGAGGCCAACACAGATATGGGACGGGCAGAGCTGCTGAAGCAAGTGCTGGAAGAACTGCAGGTACAGAAGGGGGTGTTGGTGAGCCCCTCCCTGAGCGGCCAGTATTCCCTGCCCTTCCTGATGCAAAGTCACGAGCTGCTACATGGATTTGTGCCCATCGCGCCTGTCTACAACCAAAACTACACCCGGGACCAGTTCTGGGCTGTAAAG ACCCCGACCCTCATCATGTATGGAGATATGGACCAAATCCAGTCCACGGAGTCCATGCAGCGGCTCCGCTACCTTCCCAACCATTCTGTGGTGAAGCTACACAATGCTGGCCATGCCTGCTACCTTCAGAAGCCACAGGACTTCCACTTGGCCCTCCTCAACTTCCTGGACAACTTGCCTTGA
- the ABHD14A gene encoding protein ABHD14A isoform X3 — protein MVAALWGCWFHRGGAGTAIPVHPIMRQTYMNRAQLALMALSLLLLLLLYIGVPRAPEQTKWPWSDPNVSSLTGITFGEPPIFYREVYPLQQARRLDVVLLHGKAFSSFTWEQLGTLQVLAHRGYRAVAIDLPGFGNSAPTKEANTDMGRAELLKQVLEELQVQKGVLVSPSLSGQYSLPFLMQSHELLHGFVPIAPVYNQNYTRDQFWAVKTPTLIMYGDMDQIQSTESMQRLRYLPNHSVVKLHNAGHACYLQKPQDFHLALLNFLDNLP, from the exons ATGGTCGCTGCGCTCTGGGGCTGCTGGTTCCACCGGGGCGGAGCTGGCACTGCCATCCCGGTCCACCCG ATAATGAGACAGACCTACATGAATCGGGCCCAGCTTGCCCTGATGGCCCTGTCCTTGCTGCTCTTGCTGCTACTGTACATAGGGGTGCCACGAGCCCCAGAGCAGACCAAATGGCCCTGGTCAGACCCCAATGTCTCATCCCTGACTGGTATCACATTTGGAGAACCCCCCATCTTTTACCGTGAGGTGTACCCACTCCAACAGGCACGCAG GCTGGACGTGGTGCTGCTTCACGGAAAGGCCTTTAGCTCCTTCACATGGGAACAGCTGGGCACACTGCAGGTTCTGGCACACAGAGGCTACCGGGCTGTGGCCATTGACCTCCCAG GTTTTGGGAACTCAGCACCCACAAAGGAGGCCAACACAGATATGGGACGGGCAGAGCTGCTGAAGCAAGTGCTGGAAGAACTGCAGGTACAGAAGGGGGTGTTGGTGAGCCCCTCCCTGAGCGGCCAGTATTCCCTGCCCTTCCTGATGCAAAGTCACGAGCTGCTACATGGATTTGTGCCCATCGCGCCTGTCTACAACCAAAACTACACCCGGGACCAGTTCTGGGCTGTAAAG ACCCCGACCCTCATCATGTATGGAGATATGGACCAAATCCAGTCCACGGAGTCCATGCAGCGGCTCCGCTACCTTCCCAACCATTCTGTGGTGAAGCTACACAATGCTGGCCATGCCTGCTACCTTCAGAAGCCACAGGACTTCCACTTGGCCCTCCTCAACTTCCTGGACAACTTGCCTTGA
- the ABHD14A gene encoding protein ABHD14A isoform X2 — translation MLRRGEHRRSSTSGGERGGERGGERGGERGGERGGERGGDRPRMSVAKKKRGVRPSSSARMVLRQRGGHCPAAYYHLTGGPGGGALGDIPEDYEDYEEIMRQTYMNRAQLALMALSLLLLLLLYIGVPRAPEQTKWPWSDPNVSSLTGITFGEPPIFYREVYPLQQARRLDVVLLHGKAFSSFTWEQLGTLQVLAHRGYRAVAIDLPGFGNSAPTKEANTDMGRAELLKQVLEELQVQKGVLVSPSLSGQYSLPFLMQSHELLHGFVPIAPVYNQNYTRDQFWAVKTPTLIMYGDMDQIQSTESMQRLRYLPNHSVVKLHNAGHACYLQKPQDFHLALLNFLDNLP, via the exons ATGCTCCGTCGTGGCGAACATAGAAGGAGCTCCACATCTGGAGGCGAGCGAGGAGGCGAGCGAGGAGGCGAGCGAGGAGGCGAGCGTGGAGGCGAGCGTGGAGGCGAGCGAGGAGGCGACCGTCCTAGGATGTCCGTGGCCAAGAAGAAGAGAGGAGTGCGCCCTTCCTCCTCCGCTCGTATGGTCCTGCGCCAAAGAGGAGGCCACTGCCCAGCCGCCTACTACCACCTAACCGGGGGTCCTGGGGGTGGGGCCTTGGGAGACATCCCCGAAGATTACGAAGATTACGAAGAG ATAATGAGACAGACCTACATGAATCGGGCCCAGCTTGCCCTGATGGCCCTGTCCTTGCTGCTCTTGCTGCTACTGTACATAGGGGTGCCACGAGCCCCAGAGCAGACCAAATGGCCCTGGTCAGACCCCAATGTCTCATCCCTGACTGGTATCACATTTGGAGAACCCCCCATCTTTTACCGTGAGGTGTACCCACTCCAACAGGCACGCAG GCTGGACGTGGTGCTGCTTCACGGAAAGGCCTTTAGCTCCTTCACATGGGAACAGCTGGGCACACTGCAGGTTCTGGCACACAGAGGCTACCGGGCTGTGGCCATTGACCTCCCAG GTTTTGGGAACTCAGCACCCACAAAGGAGGCCAACACAGATATGGGACGGGCAGAGCTGCTGAAGCAAGTGCTGGAAGAACTGCAGGTACAGAAGGGGGTGTTGGTGAGCCCCTCCCTGAGCGGCCAGTATTCCCTGCCCTTCCTGATGCAAAGTCACGAGCTGCTACATGGATTTGTGCCCATCGCGCCTGTCTACAACCAAAACTACACCCGGGACCAGTTCTGGGCTGTAAAG ACCCCGACCCTCATCATGTATGGAGATATGGACCAAATCCAGTCCACGGAGTCCATGCAGCGGCTCCGCTACCTTCCCAACCATTCTGTGGTGAAGCTACACAATGCTGGCCATGCCTGCTACCTTCAGAAGCCACAGGACTTCCACTTGGCCCTCCTCAACTTCCTGGACAACTTGCCTTGA
- the ABHD14A gene encoding protein ABHD14A isoform X1 yields MLRRGEHRRSSTSGGERGGERGGERGGERGGERGGERGGDRPRMSVAKKKRGVRPSSSARMVLRQRGGHCPAAYYHLTGGPGGGALGDIPEDYEDYEEVGGLKSIMRQTYMNRAQLALMALSLLLLLLLYIGVPRAPEQTKWPWSDPNVSSLTGITFGEPPIFYREVYPLQQARRLDVVLLHGKAFSSFTWEQLGTLQVLAHRGYRAVAIDLPGFGNSAPTKEANTDMGRAELLKQVLEELQVQKGVLVSPSLSGQYSLPFLMQSHELLHGFVPIAPVYNQNYTRDQFWAVKTPTLIMYGDMDQIQSTESMQRLRYLPNHSVVKLHNAGHACYLQKPQDFHLALLNFLDNLP; encoded by the exons ATGCTCCGTCGTGGCGAACATAGAAGGAGCTCCACATCTGGAGGCGAGCGAGGAGGCGAGCGAGGAGGCGAGCGAGGAGGCGAGCGTGGAGGCGAGCGTGGAGGCGAGCGAGGAGGCGACCGTCCTAGGATGTCCGTGGCCAAGAAGAAGAGAGGAGTGCGCCCTTCCTCCTCCGCTCGTATGGTCCTGCGCCAAAGAGGAGGCCACTGCCCAGCCGCCTACTACCACCTAACCGGGGGTCCTGGGGGTGGGGCCTTGGGAGACATCCCCGAAGATTACGAAGATTACGAAGAGGTGGGTGGGCTGAAATCG ATAATGAGACAGACCTACATGAATCGGGCCCAGCTTGCCCTGATGGCCCTGTCCTTGCTGCTCTTGCTGCTACTGTACATAGGGGTGCCACGAGCCCCAGAGCAGACCAAATGGCCCTGGTCAGACCCCAATGTCTCATCCCTGACTGGTATCACATTTGGAGAACCCCCCATCTTTTACCGTGAGGTGTACCCACTCCAACAGGCACGCAG GCTGGACGTGGTGCTGCTTCACGGAAAGGCCTTTAGCTCCTTCACATGGGAACAGCTGGGCACACTGCAGGTTCTGGCACACAGAGGCTACCGGGCTGTGGCCATTGACCTCCCAG GTTTTGGGAACTCAGCACCCACAAAGGAGGCCAACACAGATATGGGACGGGCAGAGCTGCTGAAGCAAGTGCTGGAAGAACTGCAGGTACAGAAGGGGGTGTTGGTGAGCCCCTCCCTGAGCGGCCAGTATTCCCTGCCCTTCCTGATGCAAAGTCACGAGCTGCTACATGGATTTGTGCCCATCGCGCCTGTCTACAACCAAAACTACACCCGGGACCAGTTCTGGGCTGTAAAG ACCCCGACCCTCATCATGTATGGAGATATGGACCAAATCCAGTCCACGGAGTCCATGCAGCGGCTCCGCTACCTTCCCAACCATTCTGTGGTGAAGCTACACAATGCTGGCCATGCCTGCTACCTTCAGAAGCCACAGGACTTCCACTTGGCCCTCCTCAACTTCCTGGACAACTTGCCTTGA
- the ABHD14B gene encoding putative protein-lysine deacylase ABHD14B, with protein sequence MADVEERQGTIQVQGQSLFFREAVPGGGQAPHFSVLLLHGIRFSSETWQKLGTLNKLAQAGYQAVAIDLPGLGNSKEAVAPAAVGELAPSGFLATVVDALKLGPPVVISPSLSGMYSLPFITAPGSQVRGYVPVAPICTDKINAADYSRVKTSALIVYGDQDPMGPTSLEHLKQLPNHQVLVMEGAGHPCYLDKPEEWHTKLLAFLKGLE encoded by the exons ATGGCGGATGTTGAGGAGCGGCAGGGCACCATCCAGGTCCAAGGCCAGAGCCTGTTCTTCCGAGAGGCTGTGCCAGGGGGTGGACAGGCTCCCCACTTCTCCGTGCTGCTGTTGCATGGCATCCGCTTCTCTTCGGAGACCTGGCAGAAACTAGGCACACTGAACAAGCTGGCCCAGGCTGGCTACCAAGCTGTGGCTATTGACCTGCCAG GTCTAGGGAACTCCAAGGAAGCCGTAGCCCCTGCCGCTGTTGGAGAGCTGGCACCTAGTGGCTTCCTGGCCACTGTGGTGGATGCCTTGAAACTGGGCCCCCCAGTCGTGATCAGCCCATCACTGAGTGGCATGTATTCCTTGCCTTTCATCACTGCTCCAGGCTCCCAGGTCCGGGGCTATGTACCTGTGGCCCCCATCTGCACTGACAAAATCAACGCCGCTGACTACAGCCGTGTGAAG aCATCAGCTCTGATCGTTTATGGAGACCAGGATCCCATGGGTCCCACCAGCCTTGAGCACCTGAAGCAGCTGCCCAATCACCAAGTGTTGGTCATGGAGGGAGCGGGGCACCCCTGTTACCTTGATAAGCCTGAGGAGTGGCATACAAAGCTCCTGGCTTTCCTGAAGGGGCTAGAATGA